In a single window of the Papaver somniferum cultivar HN1 chromosome 8, ASM357369v1, whole genome shotgun sequence genome:
- the LOC113302275 gene encoding sodium/calcium exchanger NCL1-like, producing the protein MSKAKFYVFVCFFMLHVVECRGRSYLQYDDLVSDGMNSYHDVYQSDTTYIKQLKQVETTLTTMTNSTEEICEHMYGFLPCSSNLLGHLFQIVVYEYLLFLGERYVTEGSELVFQILPGIFGASVFEILGAFPEAMILKVSGLSKSKEIAEEKVLTGVGLLAGSTVLLLTLVWGTCVIVGKNEILPGDSLSILNRKRAAKRPLFSKIRSYITGYGITTDQETSYTSRIMILSIVPFILIQIPELIIKLSYVRKIITVVTLVVSIALLLLYFLYQVFQPWIHDRRLEYMKLEHLMARFLKHVEKQAAGKLLAADGTPNLPIIEGLFDKVDVDDNDNISPEEFKELIREIKSDTKNMDQNDIIDEVVKEFDADADRMISKDEFVKGFAKWLVKTKSNISSRRGEGSYSKKYIENLYQDRMLEYAKTKLLMQGILRQFENDDAVVENSLRIEVGTPNISFITRLFDRFDIDKDNLISHQELRTLIEGIKFGKIELDMDDAVEELMNELDTNGDHMIDKEEFISGFTKFVEANHPTTGFPDTPHVKTPREKVKEVEEGAIENKTKAGCKAGLLLVLGISVLSLLAEPLIEVVQDFSNSVNLPSFFVSFVLLPVATNSRRAVSAIVSASRKNPRTTSLTFSEIYGSVFMNNVLGLIALLSLVYARDLEWNFSAEVLIILVICLIMGLLSSFRTKFPIWISLIAYLLYPLSLLMVYILNSVLKWH; encoded by the exons ATGTCGAAAGCTAAATTCTAcgtttttgtttgtttcttcatGCTACACGTCGTAGAATGTCGAGGCCGCTCATATCTACAATATGATGATTTAGTTTCAGATGGAATGAATTCCTATCATGATGTTTATCAGTCTGATACCACCTACATTAAACAGTTGAAACAAGTTGAAACAACGTTAACGACGATGACTAATTCGACGGAGGAAATTTGTGAACATATGTACGGGTTTTTACCATGCTCAAGCAATCTTCTAGGACATCTTTTTCAGATTGTTGTTTATGAATACTTGTTATTTCTTGGTGAAAGATACGTCACAGAAGGAAGTGAACTAGTTTTCCAAATTCTGCCTGGTATTTTTGGTGCTTCTGTTTTCGAAATCCTTGGGGCATTCCCTGAAGCCATGATACTTAAAG TATCAGGACTTTCTAAAAGTAAGGAGATTGCCGAAGAAAAAGTTCTCACCGGAGTCGGTTTGCTTGCTGGATCTACTGTCTTGCTTCTAACTTTAGTATGGGGAACTTGTGTCATCGTTGGCAAGAATGAAATTCTTCCCGGTGATTCACTTTCGATTTTGAATCGGAAACGAGCGGCCAAACGACCATTGTTTTCCAAAATTCGATCTTATATAACTG GTTATGGTATTACTACAGATCAAGAAACGAGTTATACTTCAAGGATCATGATTCTATCTATAGTTCCATTTATTCTTATTCAGATAccagaactaattatcaagttaTCTTATGTTCGAAAAATCATCACCGTGGTGACGCTAGTTGTGTCGATTGCACTATTGCTTCTTTACTTCCTTTACCAG GTCTTTCAGCCGTGGATTCATGACAGACGATTAGAATACATGAAACTCGAGCATCTGATGGCGAGGTTCTTGAAACATGTTGAAAAACAAGCTGCCGGAAAGCTCTTGGCAGCAGATGGAACTCCAAATTTACCTATCATAGAAGG GCTGTTTGACAAAGTTGATGTGGACGACAATGACAATATATCTCCTGAGGAATTTAAAGAACTGATTAGAGAAATCAAATCCGATACGAAAAATATGGACCAAAATGATATCATTGATGAAGTGGTCAAAGAGTTCGATGCAGATGCTGATAGAATGATTTCCAAAGATGAGTTTGTTAAGGGTTTCGCAAAATGGCTTGTTAAGACTAAGAGCAATATTAGCAGTCGAAGAGGAGAAGGGTCGTACTCGAAAAAGTACATCGAAAACTTATACCAG gaTAGAATGCTGGAATATGCAAAGACCAAATTACTAATGCAAGGAATTTTAAGACAATTTGAAAATGACGATGCAGTGGTCGAAAACTCTCTCAGAATTGAAGTTGGTACACCGAATATATCATTTATCACAAG ATTGTTTGACAGATTTGACATAGATAAGGATAATCTTATTTCGCATCAAGAACTACGAACATTGATAGAAGGTATCAAGTTTGGAAAGATAGAGTTGGATATGGACGATGCCGTTGAGGAATTAATGAATGAGTTAGATACCAATGGTGATCATATGATTGACAAGGAAGAATTCATCAGTGGATTCACGAAGTTTGTCGAAGCAAATCATCCGACAACTGGATTTCCAGATACTCCACAT GTAAAAACACCAAGGGAAAAGGTTAAAGAAGTCGAAGAAGGAGCTATCGAGAACAAAACGAAGGCGGGTTGCAAAGCTGGACTACTGTTAGTTCTAGGAATTTCAGTTCTATCTTTACTTGCTGAACCTCTTATAGAAGTTGTTCAGGATTTCTCCAATTCCGTGAATTTACCATCTTTCTTTGTATCGTTTGTCTTGTTACCCGTGGCTACTAATTCTAGAAGGGCAGTTTCAGCCATTGTTTCTGCAAGTCGAAAGAATCCTCGAACTACTTCATTAACATTTTCCGAG ATTTATGGATCAGTGTTCATGAACAATGTGTTAGGATTGATTGCACTTCTATCTCTTGTATATGCAAGAGACTTGGAATGGAATTTCTCAGCTGAAGTTTTAATAATTCTCGTCATTTGCTTGATAATGGGTCTTCTTTCAAGTTTCCGCACCAAATTCCCCATTTGGATATCTCTGATAGCATACCTTTTATACCCATTGTCTCTACTCATGGTTTACATTCTTAATTCTGTCTTGAAATGGCATTGA